The Lolium rigidum isolate FL_2022 chromosome 1, APGP_CSIRO_Lrig_0.1, whole genome shotgun sequence region GAGGAGTCGCAGCCGGAGGTATGTTGGATGTACCGATGATGTTCTTGGCCCGCTCGAGCGCGGGCTTTGCGTGGCGCGTGGACTTGGCGGGGGCGACGTTGTCTCCGGCAGCTCCTTTGCCGGTATCATCAGCACCGGCCATCATCACCTCAACGCTGCCAGCGGGGCGATCGGTACGCGACCCGTGGGCTGCATCaaatcttggcggatccggcgccaccagcacctcgGAAGGATACCGGCACTCTGGCACAGTGTCGACGTAGACGCGGTGCAAGCCGAAGAGcacgacgcggccgttcttggggaagcggGTGCCATTGGCGAAGCAGCCGGTGTTATCGTCGACGAAATCCAGCGAGTCGAGGTGCTGCATGAGGCCAGACCCCACGGTGGGTGCCAactatcgtcgtggtgaacaaacagatgtcaTAGGATGGCTTAACATGGGGCCGGATGTGTGCAAGTGGATCCGGAAGAGGGTAAGATGGAAAGAGAAAATAAGAACTCAAACAAGATCACAAGCAAGAAGAACACGGGCAATATACCTAGTTTCAGGGCCCTCTTGGAGAGGCAAGACCGCTACTCCTACATACTGCAACTATATGAACACAACAGGGAGCTACAACGGTGGACCAACAGCACTTTGGCTTGAGGAACAAGAAGAGATAGAGGTAGAAGAACCTAGCAGGTGTACCGTACGGCTCTAGTGGCAGCTCTACTCCTCTCAGTCGTCGATCTCCCGCACAGGGGGGCCCTCCTCTCCTTATAAAGAGGAGAggaggcttacaagggaaggaaaCCTAGGGAAATCTTTGCCTACCTAAGCTACTCTATAAAGTTTCTTTGGCTTTGGGCATGACGTTCCCTCCTGCACCTCTTGTCTGGTGACCTCGCTTGGTCGGCCTACGGCGCTTTCTTCGTCATCAATCAGCTTTGgcctcagggcttcgtttaaggcTGAACTTGCTCACATCCTCTGTGTCCTTTGGTCAGGATCGGATCTTTGACCCATAACGGACCGTTGGCCCCATACCGGACCTTCTCTGGGTTTATCCGGAGTAAACCGGTGGTGCCCTTTTTATCATCTTCGCCGTTCAGGCAGCCTTTTGATCTCCGGCTTACCTCAGGCCGGTTACCCACGATCCGGCATACTCTTTGGGTATACTGGATCCCTTAACCTGGTTGCCCTTTAAACCGATCTCCAATATTCTTGGTCGCAAACATACTTGTCCGGTTTATCCATTTAAGTCGGTTTTTAGCTATCATACTTAGGCAACTTTGCCTTACACTTagcctaccgggggtcatcctaTTTTGTTTCTTGTCTGTGCTTCTCCCTATTTTATACTCTAAAAAAGCCAACCGACTAGGCTTGCTTTTATTCTTGGTGTGTAATTTGCGCACATGTACATATATATGTGTAGTTGAAAACTTGTGGCGACTTTTCTTTGCATTTTATATCCCCtgctatttttttatatgcaattgcaCATGTATACGGTGATACCTAGTCATATATGAATGATACTACTCGTATATGAGTAGTAAACCTTCTGCTATATATGAGTAGTAAACCTTCTGCTATAACTGCAATTGGTTGTTTACATACTCCTATTATTAATGTAATAATCAACCTACTCCTGTAGAGAAAGTACTAAAACTGCTTCGTTTTCTTTATAGTAGTAGTACATTAATACCATCCTGTAGAGAAAGTACTAAAACTGCTTCGTTTTCTTTATTTCTTGATTGCAAAGGTAAACTATAGACTAATATGGAGCAATTTTTTAGTCTATTGAGTACATTAAACTACTACAACTGAGGAAGTATATGATACAACCATCTCAAGTGTATAGAAATTTAGAGATATCTCCACAAACCTTCTATTGCTGCCCTAGATTATACAAACTCAAAATATTAGTGCATTTTTTTGAAGTATTGTAGAGTATTGGATGAACACTAAATTCCCTTACATCTCCAGCACAGGTAAGCCTAGAATAAATAACCATGGTTACCTGCAGCCAGGTCCAAACATATAGTAAGCAACAGAACTACCTGATGATGTCAATGAAGAATTCTGAATTTGGAAGCACCTAGAACAGGTGCAAGTGATTTCCAAAAGATGCTGACGTGAATACATAGCATTCACTGGACATCCCCACCTACTCGTAGTCGTAGCAACTACCAGTACTCCAAGTAAATCGCTATTTACACACCACAGTCGACGGCCAAAACAATACGGCCTAATCGTAGCAGAGCCAGTCACATACCAGTGACGGACCGACCAACAAAACAAAACAGCAGTCTAGCTAGTGCGGCAGCAACTGCTTATGAGCTACAAGTCATAGTACTTCTGATCGTCCAGGCAGATCACTTCATCACGTCCACCCCTGGATGACGCCGACTCGGGAGAGGACTCGATCACCGTCAGCTTCTCGTCCAGCTCGTGTATCTGCTTTTTCAGCTTATCCCCGCGATCAGGCAGCCTCGACACCAGTGTCTGCAGCAGCAAATCATTGTTCTCATCTTAGTACATATACATAGATAGGCAAGAGAATGGCGTTGCTGCCCGCATGTTTGCAGGGGAGTTTACCGCATTGGCGAGGGTCTGCGACAGTCGGTTGATTTTCGCCTTGATCTCCTCAGGGCTCTCTGAGTTTTTGCTGCTCACTGCAGAGTATGCTCTTGGAGTGAAGTCCTTTGGCTTGAAAGCATGGGCAGCCCTGCATGAGAAATGCAGTCGGGTCAAAGTCTCGCCCGCAGCACTCAATCACTAATAGAAAGACTGGCAGCAAGGCTTACCCATTGGCAACGTAGTCAGATGAGGATGCCTTATTGTACTGCCTACCCATCATGGGCATGCTTGGAGGCTTGCTGCACACAAAAACAGCAAGACTATTAGATATAAACCCTAAAGCCTGCGAGTAAAAGGAACATGCTGTGTGAGTGTTGAATGCAGCAGCACTAACCTGTCCAGAGCATCATGCTCACTCAGCGCAGGTAAGACTGCAGTCTTGGAAAATAGGAGGCTGTGATTGCTCACACCCGCTATACCTTGTCGCTCTAGAAACTCTATGTGCGCCCGCAACTTCTCATCCCTGCAAGGTGCAGTACAGGTACACAAACTTAATAAGGAGAAGATGGAATTATCACCAACTACTGCTACCAGGGATCAAGAAGCTCCATGTCCAGGAAATTCAATTAAAAGCAAGCAGTCACATTTCTCTTTGGTACCCCATATCATCATTTCCTAAAGTATCCCCTCATAGAGGAACCTCGAGATTCTAGTGTGAATGTTCTGCCACATTAATACCCCAAATTATCATTCCTAAAGTACTAAGGTAATATTGAAATTCAGTTTCATTTCAAATTTCTGATAAAATGTAGGGAACCTTGGTAACTCAAATAGACTGTCGATATAAATTATCTCAAAGAACATTTATAGGCAAGCATATAAAGAACTTTTCACAGAATCACTCGGTCAACTCATCATGATCAAAATAGCTCTGCCCATAATTATAGACAAAATAATACGGAGTAGTAACTTACTTGACAAATTGCTGTCCGTGCTCTTCTTGCAATTGCTTTTGTGTAACGGAAACATCAAACCCTTGTTCTGGTAAACTAAAGAGCTCTTGAATGTCCTGAAGATACACAAATGAATTAGCTATAGTATCCAGCAGGACATACAGCAAGCATTGATAGGAAACAGATTTCataaaatatgaaaagaaagGGTATCAGGATCATTACCTTCTTGCTGAAGTATCGAGTTTGTTCTTTCTGCTCTGTGGCTGTCCTAAACAAAGCTCCCTTGAAGACCTGGAAAaaacattatgctattcaaggggAAGTACAAAACTTAAAGCTAGAAGTGTCGTATTAAAAGCATTTGGAGTAAAAATTTCTATATCATATTTGGACCTGCAATTTATATATCTTTTCTTCGATTGTTCCAGATGTCATCAAGCGGTATACAATCACATCTTTGGTCTGCCCTATTCGATAAGCACGATCCACACTTTGATTGTCCGTACTGTAAAACGAAGATTGTGTAAAGCAACAAATAATTAGAAAGGAAAATACTTGATCAGGAAGTGCCACTGTTTGGGTACCTTGGATTCCAAGCAGGATCAACTACTATAACACGAGCTGCCTTGGTGAGTGTAAGTCCAAGCCCACCAACTTGTGTGGTCAGCAAAAATATTTGTGCTCCAGGACCCTCTTGGAAATCCTGGAGATACAAATGCataatacataagcaacataacaGATATAGTTGAGTCCATGGTACAACACAGCAGAAGGAATGTGAATGCATGAATATGAACCTTGACAATTCTTTCCCTTTCAGAAACCTTGGTTGTACCATCAATGCGTAAAAACTTGTAGCCCTCCAATAGTATAGTTTCCTGTTGCAATAGTTGAATGTGTCAAATGAATACACCGAGGTAGATAAGATAGTTCAGTTTTTCTTAAAGTACATATGATAGGCCAAACTTGTAGGCTTCCAATAATATAGCGTCGACAATTTCAAATAAGATGACATACTCAACAGCAGTTTGGTGTAAAGAACACCTGCTGTTAGATGCACTTTGATGTCAGCAGTAGATAAAGGATGCCAAAATCAACATTTGATCTCAAGTAGTTCTACTATTATTGAACACAAGAGCTGAATGCTCTGGATCTTCTGGTGTACGACAGCAAGGTGAATATGCATATTTCACTTTCATTACGCACAGCGAAAAACTTGTCCTTTTTACTCTACTGTTGATTTGTATGGAAGTTTGTGGAGATTAATAAGGAAACAAATCAATAGCTAAGTATATATGACATATCAATAAAACAGCACGCGCAGCAACACAACAAGAACTGACATGAAAAGAACAGACCTGAATAAGGTTTAGCATTTTACGAGTCTGAGAAAAGATTAGAACATGGTGTCCCTCTTCAAGAAGTTTTCTCTGCAACATTAAATATTAACCACTTGAGTTTACAGAAACAAATATTCATCTGATTTACAGCATTAGATATTGCTACCAATGCACAGGCATTCATCAAAGAACGCTTACCAACAAGGACTTGATAAATAACAACTTGCATGAGATTTCTTCTTCAACTTGCAGTGCTTCATCATCATAAGCCATATCTGCAAGGTTCATGGCCATTTTTTCTACCATACCCATATCCTGGTTATTTAGCATTCCATCCATGCCTTCCAAGATGCCCTCAGCGCCTTTCTTAGTCAATATCATTGGGTGGTCACATATTTTCTTCAGTATCTGTTGAATACAGATATATGTAAACAGGCACAGTTGCACCAAATAACAAGCACATAGTAAAAAAAATAGTGGATTAAATCATGCAATTAGATATATTTTTTTGTGTAGCAGAGGGATTAAGAAAATAATTAATAGTAAAATGTCAATGGTAGAGTAGCCATGGAGTCTTGGAATAAGAGAGAATCCTTACTTAGTAAGTGTGTTTAGCAATAAATGATGAAGAGACATACGGACAAATGAGGGCAAAAGAGTGAGAAAGTAATCAATTCCATATGCACACCTCATACTCTCATAGAGGATTGCAAAAGCTAAAGCACTAGTTTAAATCGGAGTGAACATACATACATGATGAGCATATCATGAACGGAACTGAATGAGTACATGAAAGTAACGAGAGAACAAACAAAGGTAGACACAATTGGTGCAAAGAAAAGGCTTTTGGCGCTGATGCTTACTGTGATTGCAGCCAACGGTGATCCTTGCATCGAGGAATGAACCATGTCACTGTTCAGAAAAGCTTCATACAGTTTTCTCTGCATCCAAGAAAAGAGATAACAAGATTATCATTGGCCAATTACTCAATCAGTTATACATTCAATGACACCAGAATTTGTACCTGACAGGCAGTTAATTTCAGCCAGACAATTAGCTCATTCTTCTTTGAAAGTTTTTTATCATCTGCCGAACCAGTATCAACGAACACTTCACTTTTCATGCGGCGCAAGAAGTATGGCTTTATCCGCTCTCTTAAATCCTGCAAAGAATATTCAAGTACCAAACGATGAAAAAAACATGTTATAACAGGTTTAGTATGACATAAACAACAAAATGCAGTAAAAATGAGATGTCTTGGTCTAAATAGCTTGCCCTCTAATGTCTTCAACTATAAGTTAGGCTGGAACCCGAATGCACATCAACAGGTTTAGTATGACATATATTACCTCtgtttagctttctaaaaaggcttatattttggaacgaGGTAGTAAGTAATAATCTTGAAGGATTAGCAACATTTAAaacaacaagtgcagcaaaatgaGATGTCTTGGTCTAAATAGCTTGCCCTCTAATGTCTTCAACTAAATGTTAAGCTGGAACCTGAATGCAGTTTGTACCACATCAACAGGTTTTGTATGACATATAttacctccgtttcaaaataaaagcctttttagaaagctagttcagcttagctttctaaaaaggcttatatttcggAACGGAGGCAGTAAGTAATAAACTGGAAGGATTAGTAACAATTAAAAAACAAAATGCAGCAAACTGAGATGTCTTGGTCTAAATAGCTTGCCCTCTAATGTTTTCAACAAAAAGTTAGGCTGAACCTAAATGCAGTTTGTACCACATGTCAAATCAGGGTGAATGAACTACTTCTTTAATTTATGGATACAGTATATAGAAGTAAGTTGATCTCAAACTAGTATTTTTACAAAACAAAATGGTAATAAAAAGCAATGTAATTGCACACATTAGACTTTATCAAACACTATAATGTTTTACAGTACATAATGCTAGCATAGAGGAACATCTCAttctcaaatatccaaatggtaataaaaagataaaattcgaAAACACAAATCTTGTCTGGCCACAATAAGAGGAAATATGGCTTAGCTGTCATCTATATCTTGAATACAAATAGAGAAAGAAATATTATTACCTTTGCTACAGTTGAGCCTACGTGCTTCTCTCGATTGGTGGCATTCTTGTCATTTCCTCGAATGATAGCCGATTCATATCTTCTTTTGAACCtgtcatgctcttgagatataaATAACAGTAGATGGTGCAAAATAAAGAAACAGTGTTTATGTAGGAAAACAAGAGAGCAAGTCAATTACTCGTCCTTATCACCCAAGACTTGCGGGCAACAGAAATAGAACAGCGCCCACATTTCCTGTAAGAATATACATGTTTACTTACATTGGTAATAAGAGGATAAAGCATATAGGAGCATCTACAGTGAGGTATTAAGAATTTAAGGTAGGTGGTACCTTCAAATTATTTTGTATGGGTGTTCCACTTATGACAATGCGGTGGACACAAGGTATTTCAAGTAAACTCTTGGCCCTTTGTGTACTCGGGTTCTTGATAATATGTCCCTCATCAAGAATAACATAGTCCCATAGATTTCCatcctcgtcttcatcatcatcataaaaGTCACCTCTTATCAGCTTGTCATACTTCCCTACCACGTTACCATTGTAGAAGTCGCCCCTTATCAGCTTGAAATTGTTCCGGACATAGTCATAAGTAGTCATTAAGATACCGCCCTCCTGTAGAAGAAGATAAGGAGTTAAAACAGCTGCCAAGACTCATTAAAATATTTTGAATGACAAGATATCTTTTTAAATAGCTCACACGTGGAAATGAATATGTGCTGTCTCTCAGGTATAAGTAATttcaagtttcaaaaaaaagGGTACTGGAAACTTCAAACCAGGAAGAAGCCAAGATAAGAATGATAGTGTTGAGAACGGAAAACCAAACCTTGAATGCGTACTGAAGCTCAGAGTCACGAACTTTTGGACTGGGAGCAGAGTAGctatgaaacaaaaaaaaaggaatcaATTAGTGCCAATTGACGGGATTTGGCCTCTATCAGTTTGAGGGGAAAATATTAATAGCAGATCATACTCTCTAATCTTGTGTTTGAGGCCGACAACTGCAAGTTCCTTGGACCAATGAGTGAGAAGTGTCTTTGGCGCAACCACTAACACTCTCTTGATTAAACGAGAATGAAACAATCCAGCCAAGAAGGCAGAAATCTGAAAGGTAAAAACAAGGATGCAAGTACTTGTCAGCAAACTGCACCCCTTCATATTCATAATATACTGTG contains the following coding sequences:
- the LOC124654271 gene encoding SNF2 domain-containing protein ENL1-like produces the protein MSVHNPRPAPRQPDPLPCALADGGSPEDADRFYDADSPSETSSSPPPLPRSGEAHGPTAPPPAPKSDEDDVVDLSSSDDEAPPAAVVRRAGQVKVEKPQVPAPAFASSAIAADPDYWEETGNKGKKPAAGPYAAAGNNNLVKSVSSSLVDYLDDDDDESEEEEEKENREKAAKATAAAKKEVKAEKPQVPASPFTAAFAEDEKENRGKEDVGWEKTEDFKMEPTGCGVMVKPYKLPGDIFKMLYPHQREGLKWLWVLHCRGTGGILGDDMGLGKTMQISAFLAGLFHSRLIKRVLVVAPKTLLTHWSKELAVVGLKHKIRDYSAPSPKVRDSELQYAFKEGGILMTTYDYVRNNFKLIRGDFYNGNVVGKYDKLIRGDFYDDDEDEDGNLWDYVILDEGHIIKNPSTQRAKSLLEIPCVHRIVISGTPIQNNLKEMWALFYFCCPQVLGDKDEFKRRYESAIIRGNDKNATNREKHVGSTVAKDLRERIKPYFLRRMKSEVFVDTGSADDKKLSKKNELIVWLKLTACQRKLYEAFLNSDMVHSSMQGSPLAAITILKKICDHPMILTKKGAEGILEGMDGMLNNQDMGMVEKMAMNLADMAYDDEALQVEEEISCKLLFIKSLLRKLLEEGHHVLIFSQTRKMLNLIQETILLEGYKFLRIDGTTKVSERERIVKDFQEGPGAQIFLLTTQVGGLGLTLTKAARVIVVDPAWNPSTDNQSVDRAYRIGQTKDVIVYRLMTSGTIEEKIYKLQVFKGALFRTATEQKEQTRYFSKKDIQELFSLPEQGFDVSVTQKQLQEEHGQQFVKDEKLRAHIEFLERQGIAGVSNHSLLFSKTAVLPALSEHDALDSKPPSMPMMGRQYNKASSSDYVANGAAHAFKPKDFTPRAYSAVSSKNSESPEEIKAKINRLSQTLANATLVSRLPDRGDKLKKQIHELDEKLTVIESSPESASSRGGRDEVICLDDQKYYDL